From Aspergillus luchuensis IFO 4308 DNA, chromosome 2, nearly complete sequence:
AacagagtaagtagtatccTCTTTTCTCGCTCAATGAGCTATAAAAGTAGATTTCCCCTAGCCCCTTTACATAATTCTCAATAATAACAACCTgaccaaaaaagaaaaccacgTGCTCATAATATTAGTCACATACatattcatccatcacccAGACATCCGCAGCCATGGCTCCGACAACTCCCCTCCGAACATCCAAGATGCCAGCACCGAGTGTTCGTCCGCTATCCCAACTGACCCCGTTTGAGCAGACCGTGCACAGCTACTCTACGGGGCCTCCTACATTGGATAAGAACGACGAGGCACGTGCTATATACATTTATTGTCCCATCCGCAAACAGCATCCTAACGATCCGCGCAGGCCTGGGACTTCTTCCCGCACGAATGCAACCTTCGGTTCGAGTCCGCCACGGAGGGTCCCCCGGCTCGCGTCTCGTATCTCCTGAAAGTCATCCCAAAGCAATGCAATTACCTCCAGAACCTGCATGGCGGCTGTGCGGCCACCATGGTTGATGTCCTTTCTTCGACGTTACTCATGGCACTATCCAAACCGGGCTTGTACTCTTATGGTGGTGTGAGTCGGAACTTAAAGACTACGTATATCCGGCCAGTGccggtggggatggagatccGGCTGGTGTGTGAGCTGGTGCATATGGGGAAGCGCATGGCGCTGCTACGGGCCGAGATTCAGAAGTTGGATGGGAGTGTTTGTGTCGTGGCTGAACATGATAAGGCGAATACGGATCCTGCGGACACCAAGATTTGAATTGGCCTTGGCGCATAATGATAGAAAACAAGTTCTACACTGCAGATGTTTGTTAAGATAGAATTATTCACACGTCAGGTGCACCAGACACCAACTTATCAGGTCAACTGATGTATATGCAGGCCCGACTACTACTTCAAGACGCAAAACCCAAATGAGTGTGCGAGTCCAATAGTGGTATGATTCATGAGCGTAGAGAAAGTCCAAAAGAAATTAGGATGACTCGATTCAAAAGCGCCCGTAGCGTCAAGATATTACCTTACCCCAATATGCATTCCACGGAGATTTCCTTACTCCTCCGCAAGCTTCTGGCCCTCCCGGAGaccctcaacaaccaacTCCTCGCCCGTCGCGCGACGGTAGATGTCCCGCACATCGTCTATAGAACGTCAGCTATCATCCTGCAGCAAGGCTACGCGCTGGGGGCTTACCGGTTGTGGTCTCAAAGTGGGACGAAGGGTCGTAGCtcttggagatgaagatgttgtcCTTCTCACCGCTCTCGATAGGCTCATACAGAGGAATAGGAGCACCCATGAACTTCTCCTCAATCTTACCCAGGCGCTCGAACCcaggctccagctccaggtggtggttggcaTCCGTCTCGGCAATGGTGGAGACGATGGCAATGTAGTAGCCCTTGGGGCAGACGTTGTGAGCCGACGACACCATGGCGATGTAGATATCTGGCGAGAGTCAGCGCAAATTCAGTTTCGAGGCACCTCATTCAAAAGCTTACCGTGCTTTCTGCCGACCTGCGACTGGGGGATGATCAGCTGCAGCGAGTCGCTGCTGTCGGTCTTGTCGATGGGGTGGTTCAGGATGCAAATGGCCTTCAGCAGGTAGCCGGTGACTCTGGCCTTTCCGGGGAAGTATGAGGGGTCTGCGAGAatcttcttggtcttggtggagAAAGTCATGGACTCGGCCTCGTTGTCACGGTCCTTCATGGTAGCCTTGATGCCGGAAACCTTGCCGCTCTCGTCGTAGAGAACGTCGTCAACAGAGGTGTTGAGCATGTAGGTACCTCCGTAGATAGCGGACAGACGAGCGAAACCCTGGGGAAGCTCGCCCAGACCGTAGAGAGGGTAGATGTAGGGGGACTTTCCGTAGCGTGCCATCGAGTTCACGTACAGACGGATGCGGTTGATGGTCTCGACAGCCATACCCGGCTTGTGGATGTACTCATCGGATGAGTACAGGGCCATGGAGTGACCAACAAAGTCACAGGTGTTGGCCTCCAGTCCGAACTTGTCGTACACTTCCTTCATTGTGCAGTTGTGGATGTTCAGACCTATATTGCATTAGCGCCGGCGCTACAACGATCAAGCGTCCTTGGACCAACCCtggtgggtggaggggtcATCCTCCTTGAATTCACCAACCCATTCCAGGAACTTCTTAGCTCTCCGCTTCTCAAACATGCCCATGAGAGATGAGCGCAGAGCTTCACCAGCATCAGAGGGCACCTTGGCAACGGTGGCCTTGGGACCCTTGCCTTGCTGGACGTAGCTGCCAGCAATCTGCTTGAACTCGAGGTATCTCGTAACATCGGTGGAAACCAGAATGTTGGTCAACTCTCCGTTGGCCATGAGCAACTTGGGGACCAAGTCGATGTTCCAGTCGTTGACGCGACCATACTTCTTCCAGGGCTCGTCGCCGGGCTGGACGTTGCCGTACTTCTTGAACAGCTAGAGTGTTGAGAATGGGTTAGCAAGCCATATTCCGAGAGAGTAAGCTATTTTCAAGCTGAATCCAGCTTGTGGGAGTTATGTATGAGCACTTACAGTTTCAATGTTCACCGAGGCAGCCTCACTGGAGTCACGGTTAGTGGCGGGTGGGATGACGGATAGCTACCAAGAAGCTGCCCAACTCACCCTCCATAGTGATCATTGCGATCGATGTGAAGCACCTTGTTTCCCTTGACACTGAGAACACTGTAAAACAAACTGTCAGTAAACTGCTGCAGTAAAAATGCAAGCAGCAAGGAGTTCCTACCCCGAGAGGACACACTCGGTCAACCCTGTAGGAGGGGCGTCAGTACAGCTGTCGTCGAGCGGCGGCGGGGTAGCACATACCAGTGCCGAGCACCACAACATCATACTCGGGGGCAATCTCCTCCATGGTGTGTAAAGTTTGCAGGTGGGAGActatgaagaaagaatatacaGAAAAGAGATCTTAGAATGGGTCAAAGAGGCACGCGGATGAGTAGTAGAGAGGATGTGCAGGAAAGAgtgaagagaaggggaagagagaagatgcgGAGACGGCAGCGGTGAagttgaaggggaggagggcgaaACTGAAAGGAGGTCGCCAGGGTAGATTTGGCACCCCCCGCGGATCATCGATCAGGAAATATTGATTCGTTATTTGTCTTAACGCCCGCCAGCCTGGCTCCACCAGTCCAAATAACGTTGTCATTTCAGGGTGATTTGCTCCTTACGACCAGGCAATTAATTTGATGGAGCATTCCCATCTTCAGTTTCGCCTCCTGAGTGCTCCTCCTGCCCCTTTTTTCCCATCGGTCGTGCCGCAGTGGATCGATCATGTCTTCCGCTTTCGACGTAACGATTAGCTGGTCAGCTCCCTGACTATTGGACACACTATCTGCTCTCATCTCCCGTATGGCTCTATAATGCACTAGTTATGAGAATTGACAGTCTAGATCTGGCATCCTTtccgccaccaccagatACAGTAGGTAGGGTTCTCAACGGAACTACAGAACACCGGTTCTCGATAATCAGGTCGCCAAAATCAAAACCACCTGAGATCTCGACAtggagaaacaaagaaaataatggaaaaaagaaaccaaagaaAAAACGTTGCCAATAATAAGAGAACATAtactacatactactacatacaaaaGTACAGACCAATAGTTTCTATCGGAGCTCCCAGATTCAAACCCCGGTTCCTTTTGTGATATCTCTCGTGGAGCTGATGCCCTTACTCCTGGCTATCCTCCTGGGGCCGGTAGCCCTTTCTGTAGAGACGCTGGGCCTCCTCCCAGGCGTACCATCTTTCCCGAAGTACGTGCTTGATGCCGTTTTGCGTGACGCGGATCTAGGACAGCCATTCGTTAGCACATTGAGCATCAAAGTGAGTAGCAGCCAATTGCATATCATCGACTAATTGCGATGGTGAAAGACTTATAGCTTTCGTAATTCTGAAACAGGGACCAGCAACAGAACTGGACTTACCACACGATCCCGCTCAGTGGATTCCCACTCTCCATAACCAGCCTTCagtctcttcctttccataTCGCTCGTAGCTATGCGATTGCGCTCCTTGACGCAGACCCACCACAGGGAATGGAGATCGTCCCATGACTTCTCACGGAGTTCCTGAATCGACCACGAGCGGCCTAAACGATCGATAGTAAGCATCACAGCGTCACCACAGCCTTATAAGTTCCAAAACTAACCGCATTCAATGTCGTATGTCGGCGTGCTCAAAGCGGTCCGGTCCGTGGGGAAGAAACCCCAGAGTCCATGGTCTGGTGTGGCATTGCGCTTCGGGAGAGCGTCTGGGGAAACTGGCTTAGGCAATGGGTATTTGGACACGCCCAATCGGTACTTGGGGCCAGTGCGGTGAATAGCGGACACGGCGCGGACTTTGTTGAGATCACCACGGCCAGCGGCGACAGCGGCGGTGGAAGAAAAGTTCGAGCACTGAACGGTCGACCGGTTCATGGAGAAATGGAGAGACGGGGCGAGGTAAGGAGGGGGCAATTCGGCCAGCGGGAAAGCCCCGGACTGGCGAGCCAGTCGTAAAACAGACTGACGATGCATTGTGACTGTGAAGCAGCCCAGTGACGGCGAAGGGACTCAGTGGAGGATGTCCTTGCGGCCTCCGGATCAAAAGCGAACGGAACGGACTTTTGGGCGCCTAGATCACGtgtgcggctgcggctggtAACACAGTGCGACCAGCTGGGAACAACTTCCTACTTTGCACATCGTGGGGAGGACGCTCGGGGCCGGGAATGAGTATGAATGAGATATTTTACTGCCAATAAGATCGGGTGTATCGATCTTGGTCGGGTCAGATAAGACTAATGTATGTTGACAAGGTGAAAGAGGATGCCGATAATGATGCTATTGATTACATAGATagctgggaagaaggtgaTGCACATGATCTGTCATCCCCACGTCTTGAGCGCTATATATTCCCTATAATGTGTAGTAATATTGTCGTAAAGGAAAGATAACGCAGTAATCCATGACCAAACTTCCCATCACCCACCCGATCCAGTGCGTGGTCGTGTGCTCATGGTTACCAAGAAAGCGAGGATGACCGTGAATGGGCGGCTAATGGAGGTCCGTGCAGGAACCCAGAAGCGCGCGTCTGCAGCCACTCCACCTCCCAGAGCCGGCGCAACACTGTGTGGGCAGAGATCCTGGCTGCACATTGGTTTCTTATCGCTCACATGCTGTACCACTGTTTTTCTCTAAATCACACGGCAGAGTCTTATTCCTTTCATCTGTACTGCTCAAACGACTATCCTGCATTATGAATAGGCCAGGTTTGTGATTTTCACGTTCTTCCCTTTGTCCTCCCGATCGGGCTTGCTACGGCAACCCCAGCAGTCTCCGATCAATGCTTTCTCTCATGCCCATTCATTCTCTTTGAGCTTCATCGTGCCGTGTGGAGGGTGGCTGGTGCTTGGATCCGCGTCTCGCTATCCATCGGGCTTCAATTGCAAGCTCTCTACCAGATGGATCTTCCTTTGCGACCGCAATAGCCTTCCTCGTCACCATGCCAAGCCCCTCCCCCGGCTTTGGTGAAGCAGTCCAAGAGTCCACCCCCCCGAATTTGGCACGTTCACCTGGGCTATGTCGCTGATCACTGTTATGGCTTCCAGGACCCGGCCCCCAGCCCTTGCGAGGCATGTCCGGCTTCCCCGCCCAACAACAAGCACAAGCTCGAAATGCGGCATTAGCATCGGCGCGCCTGCCAAACGGTAAACTTGGTGCGACTCATTGTCTGGTCTCGACCTGGTAGATCCGCCTTGAAAGCTAACAGTGTCGGACCCCCAAACAGGTAGCGGAGCGAATTGGAACTTCAACCTACCCGTCAGCGGAACGCCGGGGATACAAGGCAACCAGCAGCGCAATATTGGAACGATGGGAACGTTTGCACAGAGCTTAAGCGGTTCTCAACCTGCTACTCCTCTTGACTTATCGTGAGTGTGGCTTGCTCTCTCTTTTTGATTGGGTCTATGGATAGGCCTCCTCCTGAAGGACACGTCGAACTTATTGCTGAGAAACCTGGCTGTTTCTTCCAGAGACTTCCCTTCGTTATCTGGAGCGCCTCCGCAATCGCAAACGCAAAATCCGAGCCATCTAGTATGGGCAAACGCCAGCCAACGTGCGATGCAGCAGACCCCTGTGCAAAGGCCGCAGCATGCTACCTCCCAAGCACCCTCACGAGCTCCGCAGACACAGACCCACCACCCGCAACAGCAATCGCAACCCTCGCATGACGACGTATTTCCCTCGGGCGCTCAGTTCGCAAACCGTTTGGACGATTTCCGGAATGGTGGACAGGGTATCAGTGGTCAGTTAGGTGCCGGGGGGCAACCTCAAACCGGCAACATTGAAGAATTCCCCCCGCTCGGACGTAATATCACCACGGACCTCGGTCAAGATCGGAGAGGATCATTGATACAAAGTACAGGGCTTGGCAACTACAACGGTGGCCTTCCGTTTACGGGCGTGAGCCAGGCTCAGTCTGCCCAGGCTCGCAACATGGTCGCTGCGTCGGTAAACGGACAGGAGCGGATAATGTCGCCTGCCACTGCAGGATCAGGGGGTAGGTGTCAGTGACTTGGTCAACCCGATCTCAAACTAATAGGGTCTATTCAGGTATCGAAACGTCCCGATCGCCGGTGAATCAGGGGTCAAGCAGGGTCCCGGGGCAAGAAAAGGAGGTCAGGGTCGCGACCAGACACGCTTATCGCTTCGATGCTGACATGGCTTTAGGAGTTAAACAACAGTGTAATATCGAACCAGAGTGCTTACACCGAGCAACACATTATGCGGCCGCCTGGGTTTCCCGCTACTGGGAAGGAAGCTTCGGGGGCTGCGCAAAGTTCTGATCAACTACCACTGGCCGAAATGAACGAGCTCGACAAGTTTGGGCTGGCAGGCCTGCTGCGCATGATTCACAGCGATAACGCTGATGTCTCCAGTCTCGCCGTAGGACAGGATCTCATGACATTAGGCCTGGACTTGAATCAACCAGAGTATGTTTTGGCAGCTTCTTGAGCTTCGAAGGCTTTTCTCTCACACCGTCCTAGACCCTTACATACGTCATTCGCCTCGCCGTTCGTTGCCTCCATGCCAGGAGTTCCTTTGGAGCAAGATTTCGCTCTCCCAGCGTGCTACAACGTCGCCAACGTCCAACCTCTCCAGACACGTATCCCGAGTTTCAGCGACGAGACCTTGTTCTACATATTCTACAGTCAGCCTAGAGATCTACTGCAGGAAGTCGTTGCGGAAGAGCTCATGGGTCGGAAATGGAGATACCACAAGATCGAACGGTGCTGGCTTACGCGCGACGAGACGTACCCCGGTCCTGTTGACGTCGATCGCGGCGTGAGTGAAAGGGGAGTCTACCTATTGTGGGATCCCGCCAGTTGGAAGAAGGTTCGGGTATGTCTACCGTCGTCTCTGCTTGATGTCGTCTCTCAATGACTCGCGTCACGCATATACTGACCAGATGCTACAGCGCGAGTTTATTCTTCGCTACGAGGATTTGGATAACCGGATGGATCCGAACCGGAGTCTTGCACGGGTCGGATTTCCGCATAGTTCATGAATGTCTGAGAGCacagggggggaaggggatagGATCAAATGGCGTTAGGTTCACTACCAGTTTTCAGGTGACTGTTTCAGGTGTTGCAGTTTTGCCGAGCAACAGGTGTTTCTCTAAGCTTCAGTGGTCTATCCGGGACAAGGACATTCATGCGAATTCAATGACTTCTATGACCTCACTTTCTGGTGCTTCAAACTAGCTGATAAAGACGTAAAAGAGCATTTCCATTAGCACTAACACTACAGATGAATCAATAACATTCTCATAAGTATACCAGCACCCATCTCATTATCGACTATGGCTTCCTCCCCACCGCAAGAACAGCCACCGGATCCATTCGAACCACGCCCTCAGCTCCaaacctctcctccaaatACTCTCTAATCACCACCGGCGCCTTCGCCTCATACATTTCCCGCTGCTCGGGTGTCCAAAAGGCCCCAGTCACAATAGGGATCATCCCCTCACCGATCTCCATAAACTCGGATACAATCAACGAGGTCTCCCTCTGCACAGCAATAACTTCCACATCTTCGAACCCTTCCTCTTCGAACCGGGCTTTCACGAAAGCCTCGTCGTCCCAGCCTTCGTTATGCAAGGCCAGGAACTCTTTCATGGTGGGAAACTTGACGTTCCAGGGCGTGGCTTCGATGGCCTCTTTCATGATGACGAGCCAAGATGCTGATATACCTTGGTTAGAGATTGATCAAGACATCGATTCAAccaaaggagaaggagggggcaaGTAAGAAATGAACATACAGGTCCTCCACGTCGAAGTCGCCAGCACACCCCCGGACTGGAGGATACGGAAACATTCTACCATcaacaaacacacacacattgtcagcttcttcacctcGAACCGATCACCTATCCAAACAATATCACCGAAACATCAATAAGAATACTTAGTACTCACCTCTCATCGCAGCCCTCGCATCAGGTATCATCATGAACGCTACCAacccacatcatcatcaatcagccAACCATCCATGCATTCCTCCACAAatacaccaccatccccaccaccaccaatatGTTCGCACTCACCAAAAGCCGACACCACATGCGTATACCTATCCCCGGGCAACCCCGTACACTGAGCATCCACGACCTTCGC
This genomic window contains:
- the mrpl4 gene encoding mitochondrial 54S ribosomal protein uL29m (BUSCO:EOG09264BWL;~COG:J;~EggNog:ENOG410PJ4W;~InterPro:IPR010729,IPR038340;~PFAM:PF06984;~go_component: GO:0005761 - mitochondrial ribosome [Evidence IEA];~go_function: GO:0003735 - structural constituent of ribosome [Evidence IEA];~go_process: GO:0006412 - translation [Evidence IEA]); the protein is MHRQSVLRLARQSGAFPLAELPPPYLAPSLHFSMNRSTVQCSNFSSTAAVAAGRGDLNKVRAVSAIHRTGPKYRLGVSKYPLPKPVSPDALPKRNATPDHGLWGFFPTDRTALSTPTYDIECGRSWSIQELREKSWDDLHSLWWVCVKERNRIATSDMERKRLKAGYGEWESTERDRVIRVTQNGIKHVLRERWYAWEEAQRLYRKGYRPQEDSQE
- the gtmA gene encoding gliotoxin thiomethyltransferase (COG:S;~EggNog:ENOG410PRAD;~InterPro:IPR029063,IPR041698;~PFAM:PF13649,PF13489,PF01209,PF08241), whose translation is MSPSSYLTPAFVSRYHLAEKLTGVFVAPLVQLSGILSTASDNNKQPLVVFDNACGLGIVSSYLNSTLPEEVKRNWTLTCGDVTELMVEYTKLRSEREGWVNAEAKVVDAQCTGLPGDRYTHVVSAFAFMMIPDARAAMRECFRILQSGGVLATSTWRTSSWLVIMKEAIEATPWNVKFPTMKEFLALHNEGWDDEAFVKARFEEEGFEDVEVIAVQRETSLIVSEFMEIGEGMIPIVTGAFWTPEQREMYEAKAPVVIREYLEERFGAEGVVRMDPVAVLAVGRKP
- a CDS encoding PaaI family thioesterase (COG:S;~EggNog:ENOG410PQMP;~InterPro:IPR039298,IPR029069,IPR006683;~PFAM:PF03061;~go_function: GO:0047617 - acyl-CoA hydrolase activity [Evidence IEA]), translating into MAPTTPLRTSKMPAPSVRPLSQLTPFEQTVHSYSTGPPTLDKNDEAWDFFPHECNLRFESATEGPPARVSYLLKVIPKQCNYLQNLHGGCAATMVDVLSSTLLMALSKPGLYSYGGVSRNLKTTYIRPVPVGMEIRLVCELVHMGKRMALLRAEIQKLDGSVCVVAEHDKANTDPADTKI
- the GDI1 gene encoding secretory pathway gdp dissociation inhibitor (BUSCO:EOG09262739;~COG:O;~EggNog:ENOG410PHJ6;~InterPro:IPR018203,IPR036188,IPR000806;~PFAM:PF00996;~go_function: GO:0005092 - GDP-dissociation inhibitor activity [Evidence IEA];~go_function: GO:0005093 - Rab GDP-dissociation inhibitor activity [Evidence IEA];~go_process: GO:0007264 - small GTPase mediated signal transduction [Evidence IEA];~go_process: GO:0015031 - protein transport [Evidence IEA]) — its product is MEEIAPEYDVVVLGTGLTECVLSGVLSVKGNKVLHIDRNDHYGGEAASVNIETLFKKYGNVQPGDEPWKKYGRVNDWNIDLVPKLLMANGELTNILVSTDVTRYLEFKQIAGSYVQQGKGPKATVAKVPSDAGEALRSSLMGMFEKRRAKKFLEWVGEFKEDDPSTHQGLNIHNCTMKEVYDKFGLEANTCDFVGHSMALYSSDEYIHKPGMAVETINRIRLYVNSMARYGKSPYIYPLYGLGELPQGFARLSAIYGGTYMLNTSVDDVLYDESGKVSGIKATMKDRDNEAESMTFSTKTKKILADPSYFPGKARVTGYLLKAICILNHPIDKTDSSDSLQLIIPQSQVGRKHDIYIAMVSSAHNVCPKGYYIAIVSTIAETDANHHLELEPGFERLGKIEEKFMGAPIPLYEPIESGEKDNIFISKSYDPSSHFETTTDDVRDIYRRATGEELVVEGLREGQKLAEE
- a CDS encoding uncharacterized protein (COG:D,K;~EggNog:ENOG410PJGM;~InterPro:IPR007282,IPR040168,IPR038635;~PFAM:PF04153;~go_component: GO:0030015 - CCR4-NOT core complex [Evidence IEA];~go_process: GO:0006355 - regulation of transcription, DNA-templated [Evidence IEA]); translation: MNRPGPGPQPLRGMSGFPAQQQAQARNAALASARLPNGKLGSGANWNFNLPVSGTPGIQGNQQRNIGTMGTFAQSLSGSQPATPLDLSDFPSLSGAPPQSQTQNPSHLVWANASQRAMQQTPVQRPQHATSQAPSRAPQTQTHHPQQQSQPSHDDVFPSGAQFANRLDDFRNGGQGISGQLGAGGQPQTGNIEEFPPLGRLGNYNGGLPFTGVSQAQSAQARNMVAASVNGQERIMSPATAGSGGIETSRSPVNQGSSRVPGQEKEELNNSVISNQSAYTEQHIMRPPGFPATGKEASGAAQSSDQLPLAEMNELDKFGLAGLLRMIHSDNADVSSLAVGQDLMTLGLDLNQPEPLHTSFASPFVASMPGVPLEQDFALPACYNVANVQPLQTRIPSFSDETLFYIFYSQPRDLLQEVVAEELMGRKWRYHKIERCWLTRDETYPGPVDVDRGVSERGVYLLWDPASWKKVRREFILRYEDLDNRMDPNRSLARVGFPHSS